From one Coregonus clupeaformis isolate EN_2021a unplaced genomic scaffold, ASM2061545v1 scaf0537, whole genome shotgun sequence genomic stretch:
- the LOC121561515 gene encoding LOW QUALITY PROTEIN: RNA demethylase ALKBH5 (The sequence of the model RefSeq protein was modified relative to this genomic sequence to represent the inferred CDS: inserted 2 bases in 1 codon), whose amino-acid sequence MAASGFSDLREKLKSMTPHRDNYKNKNRVTDKDESYKNKKVKVTDGGSSNGNGRKRKHRDSSEDELPVESREQEAKRVQSGIVQVEVFSKEDCDVIEGKINEVVANGEAGLYREHTVDRAPLRNKYFFGEGYTYGAQLEKRGPGQERLYPKGEVDDIPAWVHDLVITKLVAGGVIPEGFVNSAVINDYQPGGCIVSHVDPLHIFARPIVSVSFFSDSALCFGCRFQFKPIRVSEPVLELPVRRGSVTVLSGYAADDITHCIRPQDIKERRAVIILRKTRPDAPRVDQSPSPNSXPPERHAPLKAKRSHRRADPDAAHRPRVLEMDKEENRHSSSSSRLHRRSNSSENYWRRSQDSEGSRKVKMRRH is encoded by the exons ATGGCAGCCAGCGGTTTCTCCGACCTGAGGGAAAAGCTGAAGTCCATGACGCCTCACCGGGACAAttacaaaaacaaaaacagagtTACCGACAAGGACGAGAgttacaaaaacaaaaaagttAAAGTTACCGACGGAGGCAGCAGCAACGGGAACGGCCGGAAGCGAAAGCACCGAGATTCCTCCGAGGATGAGCTCCCTGTGGAGTCTCGTGAGCAG gagGCGAAGCGTGTCCAGAGCGGCATTGTCCAGGTAGAGGTCTTCTCAAAGGAGGACTGTGATGTCATTGAGGGGAAGATAAATGAGGTGGTCGCTAATGGAGAAGCGGGGCTTTACCGGGAACACACCGTAGATCGGGCACCGCTACGGAACAAATACTTCTTTGGAGAG GGCTATACATACGGGGCCCAGCTAGAGAAGAGAGGACCTGGTCAGGAGAGATTGTATCCTAAAGGAGAGGTGGACGACATCCCAGCCTGGGTCCACGACCTCGTCATCACTAAACTGGTCGCCGGCGGGGTCATACCTGAAG GTTTTGTGAACTCAGCGGTGATCAACGACTACCAACCAGGCGGCTGCATCGTGTCACATGTCGACCCGCTCCACATCTTCGCCCGGCCAATCGTATCCGTGTCCTTCTTCTCTGACTCCGCCCTCTGCTTCGGCTGCCGCTTCCAGTTTAAACCAATCAGAGTGTCCGAGCCAGTCCTGGAGCTTCCTGTCAGGAGAGGAAGTGTTACTGTCCTCAG TGGCTATGCGGCTGATGACATCACCCACTGTATCCGCCCCCAGGACATCAAGGAGAGACGGGCCGTCATCATCCTCAGGAA gacgAGGCCAGACGCCCCCCGTGTTGACCAGAGCCCCTCCCCTAACTC TCCCCCCGAGAGACACGCCCCTCTGAAGGCCAAACGCTCTCACCGCAGAGCTGACCCAGATGCTGCTCACAG ACCGAGGGTTCTGGAGATGGATAAGGAGGAGAATCGTCACTCCTCCTCTTCGTCCCGCCTTCATCGCCGTAGTAACAGCTCCGAGAACTACTGGAGGCGGAGCCAAGACAGCGAAGGGTCACGCAAGGTCAAGATGAGAcgtcactga
- the LOC121561276 gene encoding translation initiation factor IF-2-like, giving the protein MKVVVKCYSSCESWTGPEGPRGTGPEEQAQRGQEQAQRNRSRGSGTGPEEQAQRFRNRPRGTGPEEQVQRFRNRPRGTGPEVQGQVQKDRSRGDRNRPRGTGLEGTGTGPEEQVQRNRPRGTGSGTGPEVQGQAQRNRPRGSGTGPEEQAQRFRDRPRGTGSGTGPEEQAQRFRDRSRRTGLEGNRTGPEEQVQRFRFRVTCPEAQAQRFRDMPRGTGPEVQGQVQRDRSSGIGTDPEVQEQAQRNRPRGSGSELPAQRNRSRGSGTDPEVQEQVQRGQEQAQRNRSRGSGTGPEEQVQRFRNRSRGSGTGPEVQGQAQRNRPRGSGTGPEEQVQRFRDRPRGSGTGPEEQAQRFRDRPRGTGPEVQGQVQRFRDRSRSSGTGPEVQGQSYLPRGSGPELQGQAQRDRSSGTGTDPEVQGQG; this is encoded by the exons ATGAAAGTGGTTGTAAAGTGTTACTCCTCCTGTGAGAGCTGGACAGGCCCAGAGGGGCCCAGAGGAACAGGCCCAGAGGAACAGGCCCAgaggggacaggaacaggcccaGAGGAACAGGTCCAGAGGTTCAGGGACAGGCCCAGAGGAACAGGCCCAGAGGTTCAGGAACAGGCCCAGAGGAACAGGCCCAGAGGAACAGGTCCAGAGGTTCAGGAACAGGCCCAGAGGAACAGGCCCAGAGGTTCAGGGACAGGTCCAGAAGGACAGGTCTAgaggggacaggaacaggcccaGAGGAACAGGTCTAgaggggacaggaacaggcccaGAGGAACAGGTCCAGAGGAACAGGCCCAGAGGAACAGGTTCAGGAACAGGTCCAGAGGTTCAGGGACAGGCCCAGAGGAACAGGCCCAGAGGTTCAGGGACAGGCCCAGAGGAACAGGCCCAGAGGTTCAGGGACAGGCCCAGAGGAACAGGTTCAGGAACAGGCCCAGAGGAACAGGCCCAGAGGTTCAGGGACAGGTCCAGAAGGACAGGTCTAGAGGGGAATAGAACAGGCCCAGAGGAACAGGTCCAGAGGTTCAGGTTCAGAGTTACCTGCCCAGAGGCACAGGCCCAGAGGTTCAGGGACATGCCCAGAGGAACAGGTCCAGAGGTTCAGGGACAGGTCCAACGGGACCGGTCCAGCGGTATAGGGACAGATCCAGAGGTACAAGAACAGGCCCAGAGGAACAGGCCCAGAGGTTCAGGTTCAGAGTTACCTGCCCAGAGGAACAGGTCCAGAGGTTCAGGGACAGATCCAGAGGTACAAGAACAGGTCCAgaggggacaggaacaggcccaGAGGAACAGGTCCAGAGGTTCAGGGACAGGCCCAGAGGAACAGGTCCAGAGGTTCAGGAACAGGTCCAGAGGTTCAGGGACAGGCCCAGAGGTTCAGGGACAGGCCCAGAGGAACAGGCCCAGAGGTTCAGGGACAGGCCCAGAGGAACAGGTCCAGAGGTTCAGGGACAGGCCCAGAGGTTCAGGGACAGGCCCAGAGGAACAGGCCCAGAGGTTCAGGGACAGGCCCAGAGGAACAG GTCCAGAGGTTCAGGGACAGGTCCAGAGGTTCAGGGACAGGTCCAGAAGTTCAGGAACAGGTCCAGAGGTTCAGGGACAGAGTTACCTGCCCAGAGGTTCAGGTCCAGAGTTACAGGGACAGGCCCAACGGGACCGGTCCAGCGGTACGGGGACAGATCCAGAGGTACAAGGACAGGGATAG